Below is a window of Gossypium hirsutum isolate 1008001.06 chromosome A12, Gossypium_hirsutum_v2.1, whole genome shotgun sequence DNA.
tctttagttttaaaaaattttatctacTTCTATAGCACATTTTTTAGTCTTGTTTATGCATGTAAttttagttttacaagtgattttatgaatattttttttgCCATCCTCTGTAGTTTGGTGAATGGTTGATTTTTGCTCGCCGTTTTGGACCATCCAGGGTTGATTTCCTTATcatattaagtgcttgcaatcaccCCAGATGTGTCATTCTTGAGTTGTGACAAAACCAATTGTCAACatgtcataatgttctattgatgctgaggctaaagtctttgttgtgttgatggagctTGTTATTCACCATCTACGAAGAGTGTTTGCTATTATTTTCTCTCTGAATTGTATGGTTCCATTTattgaatgaattaattaatttacctttcaaaaaaatgattaaattacttTCTTAGTTTTTAGAAATTTATAGTTTTACATAGGGATGTAATCGAGTCAAAATTTGGAGTTTGATACTCAATTTGAATTCAATCAAACGTCTATTTTTAAGTTTGAGTTCGAGCTCGATTAAGTTCATTTACCAATTTTTGTACTTGAGGTTAAGCTTGACTCAATAATTAAGTttaaggttaataatatatattaaaagtaataatttaatttaataatatataaatacaaaaaactCGACAAGGCTTGCAAGCCATTTGAATCAACCCAAATTCAACTTGATCGATGGCTCTAGCTCAGCTTGATAATTACCAAATCGAGTTCaacttatttttaaattgaacttaaataacTTGTGAGCACCAATATATCATTTACACAATTAATTTTATCTAAACTTTTTAATACAAAATCCATGCCTTTGTCCTTATTTCGACCCTGACATAAAATTCTTAACTTGGCCCTAATAAGAGGCAAAACTCTCCTACCATTGTATTCTTCATCCACTAAACTCTTGCATAGAGATGCTTATTATACCTATTCATGGACtggctcgatttaaaaaaattcaaacctaaaCTTATTTTCAGTCTCCTTGAAAAGCTCATTACAttgttcaaaaattaataaaatattaacatcAAGCTGAGCTAAAAAAAGCTTTATCCAAACCCGTCCCAAAATTTCTCATTTCTCACAAGGATTAATTCACCATGGCTTAAATTTTTAATACATCTCCAAATTTGAAAACCTTCTGATTAAGATTTGAAattattagagtaattgtcatatCTTGGGTGGGTCTAATATAAGGTATAATTAAAACAAGCCGCATATTTAATACCCAAATTAAcgattaaactaataaaaaaaagcTTGATTAATGTAATATGATACTCAATAATATGTTAACGTAATGTTGATTGAATATTAGTTAGATTGGTATGAACGTTGTTATCAATACAAGCGAAGTAAATTTGAGTGCGTTAAAGCATATTATCTTTCGATTTATAAGTTGAGGAGAGACTGTGGGTAATTCTAGGACTTGTGTCAAAATAGCATATATGATCAGAATCtataatgtaattattaaaaaaaaaaacaaacgatATTAATACAAATACAAACAATTCAAGCAAATTTGAAATACAAAACCATTTTCTTCTATATTTTCAGTCAGCATGTACAAATGTCACATGAAAACGAACAGTTAGAGCCGGAATACCTGTACAAAAACAAGGAAGCAATGTCGGAGTGCTTCCTGTATCTATAATTACaagaaaatttatccaatttcCCGATTGTGGACTTTTTAGAACTCCTCGGAATCAAAATCAGGGTTCGATGGGAATTCAAGACCCTGAAGTGCTGGCATTCGTCGTAAATCCTCGTCCGAGTAAGCTGGAATGAACCAGTATCGCTTGTCTGTTCCAAACACCTGTATATATACAAGCACCAAAACTTGAGCAAAACGAAGATCGATGACAGTTAATACAGCATACAGACCAGCTATAAAGAATGCAAACTCCGGTAAAGCTTCCAGAAGCCATAAGGACTTGTCAAACAAAGATAAAAAAGTTAACctgttcaaaatttttctttcgGCCTAGGTCATATCGCCATTTCGGAGTAGTTTTCTTCTCATATGCCTGTTCGAAAGACGACCAAAGAATTTTTTTTCAGTAAATCCTAAGTCTATTTATATTGCATTTTAATCCTATAAAGGGAGAATACACCATGTATCCAGCCGAAAGATGGACCTAAATTCTCGTTAGGATATTCACTTGATGTGCTTGGCGTTACAGCATTTGAGTTTTTTCCGAAAACAAATAGTTTCACATGTGCACGCACTATTATGACACGGTAATAGAATTCAAATGAATACGATACCTCAATAGTTGTGGTGTTAGCGGACACCAAAGATACGTGCATGATCAAAAACCCAAAGACACTCAATGCAAACGCCAGATTCAAAACTGTGACACGAGAAACTTGTAATACTTTAGCACGTCATCAGGAAAAAATTGTTGAACAGGTTAGAAGAAAACTGGCCGAGCAACCCGTACCGAAGGACAGAAAAGTTGTAGCAAGGCTGGCAGTAGTTCCGGGAATTTCTTCATCGCTAAAGAATGCTAAGAAATGAGAGAATAAGGCCAACGTCACAAGACTTGTCTCGAGGAATGTGTAGAACTGCATCGAGGTTTAAAATCGAAGTCAAACGAACAGCAAGCAAACAGAACCATTACTTCAACCAATGTTACAATCAAGCAACAAGCCAGCAAAGAAACACTCGGCAAGCTCGATATATGCATTTTGAAAATAGAAACGATAAAACTGATATAGATAAAGCAGGCATACCAAGAACAGAAGGAAATACTTGTAATTCAATGCACCAACACAATTGACAACCCATACACAATGATGGTCCATCTTTAGCACACACCGTCCACCTAAAACCGATCATCATGAACAACGATTTCATAAGCAgatataaaaagaaaaggaaccGATAAATCTCGAACGTACAAACAGAACAATGATGGCAACGAGGTGGTTTAAACTGGTTGCACTTCCGACAATATCGAATCCTTTGACTTGACAGGGCCGGCTGCAAACCGTCAAACTCCGACTCATTCAATGGGTCAACCTCCCCTCTTTCCTCATCCCAAGCCGGTTTCCAGTTAGGCGGCACAGTACCGGAATCAGTTAAAACGACAGTTAAGTAACTCCATAACAGCATAACCAACtgcagaatcacatcaaatttcCAACATTTAGACCCAAATCATACATTCTTcgaaggtttagggtttaagttttTAGGGTTTCAGGTTTGATCCGATTACACTAATCACAATCcccaaaacccaatttattaatttagaatcTAAAATTGGAAACCCTAAATCTAAAAAAGGGGTCCAAAAGGAAGCTTGTGCTTCAAATTTAACCCAAGCTTATAATTTTagcaattaaaaatgaaatttttacagACTCATAACATCTGAACACAAAAAGGGAATAAAATTTAAGACCAAACACAAAACCCCATCACAAAAAAGGgtttaattttagggatttaccaAGAAATGAAATAAGATCAATACAACAACAGCAATGAACGAGTGAAGGCCACCATCGAACAAAGCAGGTCCGTAATTGGTGAAAACTACGGCGTAATAAGCGACACCGACAACCCCTAAAACCAAGAGGATCATGATCGAGCCAAGGCCTCTGAGGACCGTACAAAACTTGAACACGTTCCAAGCCATAGTTGTTCCAGATGTATGCATAATACCCAGACAATAAAATTACAAAACAAGAGACAAAAAATTGATCTTTTTTCGGGTTTCTTTTTATGGTCCTGACAACTGCTTGAAAAACAAGTGAAAAATAAAGGTTGTCTTTGAATTACTTAGAGAACAAGGATGATACTGGAATTAGAACAAAAAAACaggattttattaaaattttgctCTGAGATTTTTGGTATTAAAATAGGAAATCTAGTTTAATCTAGGGTTTATGGGATTTGTGATTCAGATAAGTATGGAATCCATGTTACTATACAGAAACGAGAGAGAGAGTGTGAGGCAGTGACTACTAAAGGCAATATTTAGTTCCTTTGCATTTTCTGGTAAAAATGTTCTTCCAGTCCTTCTTATTTTTACGATTGAGTAACTTGGTCCCAATGAGAAAAATTGGAGCAATTTAATCCTATCAATTTCAAAAGTGAGAAATTAAGTACAATTAATCAATGTGTTAATGTTTTCTGCCaactatatataaattttattggtataataacaaatttagctttcaTAGTTTACACATTCTGTCAATTTAGTAAAGATTTTACAAATTTAGCTTGCAACATTTgtgtaaatgtgtaaatgtttaggataaattttttaattattttagaaccaagactaaattaacaaaacatgtaaacttaaaagggttaattttttgttatatcaatcaaaattatgtataattgattGATTGTCCTTAATTGTTCTGAGTTTTTAAATggaccaatttgctcaatttcaaattttagagTGATTGGAGAAGTCTTTTTACCCATTTTCTAAATGGGTAAACTACATCCAATGTCTATAAAATATTAgtatgttttggtcactcaacttcaaaaattttataaaattatcactgaactattcaaaagttttcatttaagtcactgatctatttggaagtttttatttaagtcattatacggttaaaattttttttaattcaactaGTGAGCTCCAAGCGATAGTTCGATGATCAATACATTAAATCAATATCCATCAACAAGTAGGAAATCATACCTTAGATCTAAGTCGATATAATAATTAGTGTCGAAGATCGAACaagaaaattgtttgaattttggttggtgGATCTGTGACGTTCTTTCATAAAAGAAACTAAATATTGTAAAAGAGAATGAGAAGTAGAGCTTTTGATTGGTTCAAGTATTGTGACCAAAGAAGAccataaaataatgattttaacaacccaataacttaaatgaatgttttttaatagtttaataatcatttttgtaacttcttaaaattaagtgaccaaataataaatttactaataatttaaagaCTTTCAGTATAACTTATACTATTTTGAACTATACCAAAGGAATGGTTGAGCCAAAAGCCAAACAAAGCATAGTAGTCCAAGCCTAATGGTAATCTTGACATTCGATTTAACATTGTTACAACAACAACAATACCACGAGATAATACATATTACGAGTTTTCGatcacttaaataaaaaaacaacaacaaaacaggATTTAGAAACCAAACAACATAATAACCACTAAAATCTCCaaacaatttaatacaaatacAGGACAGGCAACAAGGTCTTATTGTTGGTTTCTTCTCACTCAAGTTAATGTACAGCATCAGGTTGTCTTTCAGGCGAGGCATCTAAGAATTCCGGTAACGCCTTCAATGACTCGAATATCCGACACAATCTAGGGTACTTGGACTGCAAAAAGAAAACCCAGCACATACGGTCGGTTTCTTGAGTGCTAATTAATCTGACATACAAGTTTCGAGAATTAATGGAGCATAAAAGTGATGTTTTAAGCGTTCAAAGACTCATTTACCATGTCGATTTTAAACCTTTGCATCGCCACAGCTATCTGAGGTGCCATAAATACATCAGCCTGAGACAGACAAATCAAAGAACATGTAAGAATTCATCAAGGGTTTAACATCAAATCGGAAAGACTCGAACAATGACGAATGTACCATGTATACTTCGTCTCCGCTTGCATATTTGCCGTTAATGTCTTTCAGCAACTTCTCGAGAGCTGCAATGCAAGTAAAGCAAGCAAAAAGTTGCGTTA
It encodes the following:
- the LOC107923917 gene encoding probable protein S-acyltransferase 14 isoform X1 translates to MHTSGTTMAWNVFKFCTVLRGLGSIMILLVLGVVGVAYYAVVFTNYGPALFDGGLHSFIAVVVLILFHFLLVMLLWSYLTVVLTDSGTVPPNWKPAWDEERGEVDPLNESEFDGLQPALSSQRIRYCRKCNQFKPPRCHHCSVCGRCVLKMDHHCVWVVNCVGALNYKYFLLFLFYTFLETSLVTLALFSHFLAFFSDEEIPGTTASLATTFLSFVLNLAFALSVFGFLIMHVSLVSANTTTIEAYEKKTTPKWRYDLGRKKNFEQVFGTDKRYWFIPAYSDEDLRRMPALQGLEFPSNPDFDSEEF
- the LOC107923917 gene encoding probable protein S-acyltransferase 14 isoform X2 translates to MHTSGTTMAWNVFKFCTVLRGLGSIMILLVLGVVGVAYYAVVFTNYGPALFDGGLHSFIAVVVLILFHFLLVMLLWSYLTVVLTDSGTVPPNWKPAWDEERGEVDPLNESEFDGLQPALSSQRIRYCRKCNQFKPPRCHHCSVCGRCVLKMDHHCVWVVNCVGALNYKYFLLFLFYTFLETSLVTLALFSHFLAFFSDEEIPGTTASLATTFLSFVLNLAFALSVFGFLIMHVSLVSANTTTIEVFGTDKRYWFIPAYSDEDLRRMPALQGLEFPSNPDFDSEEF